In the genome of Lathyrus oleraceus cultivar Zhongwan6 chromosome 4, CAAS_Psat_ZW6_1.0, whole genome shotgun sequence, the window GCGGCTATGTTGAAGAGACAATTATCTCATTTCGAAACATATCTAGGCGGTATCAAATATATGACAGGGTTACCTGATATTGTAATAATCGTTGATCAGCAAAAAGAATATACGGCTCTTCAAGAATGTATCACTTTAGGAATTCCAACGATTTGTTTAATCGATACAAATTGTGACCCAGATCTTGCAGATATGTCGATTCCGGCTAATGATGATGCTATAGCTTCCATCCGATTAATTCTTAACAAATTAGTTTTTGCAATTTGTGAGGGTCGTTCTAGCTCTATACGAAATTATTGATTAATAATAAGATAAATCCATTTTTAGATTTGGTTGGGCGGTCATAGATTTTTGGAATTGGGTATTATAGCATTACAAAATTGTGTAAAAAGAAATATTTTGTGATTAGTAGGTATTCAAAATAGAAAATCAAAGTAAAATAAGGAAATGGTTGAATCAAAATAATTTCCTTTCAagttatatttttttattttagaGGACAGGGCAATATGAATGTTCTATTATGTTACATCAACACATTAAACAGATTCTATGATATATCGGCTGTGGAAGTAGGTCAACATTTCTATTGGCAAATAGGGGATTTTCAAGTGCATGCTCAAGTACTTATTACCTCTTGGGTTGTAATTGCTATCTTATTAATTTCAACCATTCTAGTTGTTAGAAATCCGCAAACTATTCCCACGTCTGGTCAGAATTTCTTTGAATATGTCCTTGAATTCATTCGAGACGTGAGCAAAACTCAGATTGGAGAAGAATATGGTCCATGGGTTCCGTTTATTGGAACTCTGTTTCTATTTATTTTTGTTTCGAATTGGTCAGGGGCCCTTTTGCCTTGGAAAATTATAAAGTTACCTCATGGAGAGTTAGCTGCACCCACAAATGATATAAATACTACTGTTGCATTAGCTTTACTTACGTCAGTAGCCTATTTCTATGCGGGTATTTCAAAAAAAGGATTGGCCTATTTTGGTAAATACATCCAACCAACGCCAATCCTTTTACCGATTAACATCTTAGAAGATTTCACAAAACCCTTATCACTTAGTTTTCAACTTTTCAGAAATATATTAGCGGATGAATTAGTAGTTGTTGTTCTTGTTTCGTTAGTACCTTTAGTAGTTCCTATCCTAGTTATGTTCCTTGGATTATTTACAAGCGGTATTCAAGCTCTTATTTTCGCTACTTTAACTGCGGCTTATATAGGTGAATCCATGGAAGGGCATCATTGACTAGTTATGAAAATAGGATTTTAGACCGCGACAAAGTATGTATGGCTCACGATAATCTACTTAAGGAACAGAAAGATAAAAATCCAAAGAAATTTGGAAAAGTTTTCATAACAATCAAAAagtataaaaaaaattaaaacaattaccaaggaattaaacaaaaaatagagattcaattcaaaaaaGGGTGAGGGGTCGAACTAGGCGTATATATAATCTAATCGTTATAAGACAACTGGGGGATTTCCAAGAATGATTCTCGAATATGATTGAATCGAAGATACAACGAATTGGTTTACGGTATGGAACAAACACATGTATATGTCATAGTAGATATTCATTAGTTATAGATGACTATCTATCTAAATTTGTCCTACTACTACTCTAAATTTAGGTAGGGATTCAAAAATAAAAGACCACTTCCATCTCTTGTAATTGTGAATTGAATATAAAATGAAATCAAAGAAAAAGGAAGGTTTAAAATAAATGCAAGATAAGACCAAAAATTGTCTGTATTCACAAAAAACTACAAGGGTAGAAACGAAAAAAGTAAATATCGAAATAATTGAGATAATTCAATCAAAATTATTCCGTTTGAAATTTTGAATTACACTTCGACTAGAGAAAGATAACTAGAAAGAATGAAATAATTAAGTCATATATTTTTTGTTGATTATATTATTAACTATTTCTTAATTTTATTTGGAATAGGAGAAACTTATCATGAATCCACTGATTGTTGCTGCTTCTGTTATCGCTGCTGGGTTGGCCGTCGGGCTTGCTTCTATTGGACCTGGAGTTGGTCAAGGCACAGCTGCATGGCAAGCTATAGAGGGGATTGTGAGACAACCGAAAGCAGAGGACAAAATACGGGGTACTTTATTACTTAGTTTGGCTTTTATGGAAGCTTTAACTATTTATGGGTTGGTTGTAGCATTAGCGCTTTTATTTGCCAATCCTTTTgtttaatatttataaaaaaaatacatattGTTTTTTTTCCATGGATTTTCGTTGCTGCTCTTGCTAATTCGATTTCGATTTAACTCCTACAATTTTTTTTCATTCGGATTAACATATGGATTTGCCTTCTTCCGTCCCTTTCTTTAGTCCAATGACCCCCTTTTTTATTTAGAAAGTGTTTAAAACAACTAAGTATTTACTTTTAAGAAGTATAATTCTTATAGGGAATCTTTCAATTGACTAACCAATTCAAAATATATAATAGTCTTCTTAGTATATTTGTATTCTTACTACTATTCATTATTAGTAAGAATAAAAATAGAATAAGTCGATATATTCATATTCAATAATTCAATTATAGAATAAACTATCATATacaaaaatgaataaaaaaaacTTGGAATCGTAGGAAGAAAATTAGTCTATCCATAAGAGGAGATGCGATCATATGCAAAATATAACCGACGGAAGTTTCGGGTTTGATACCGATATTTTAGCAACAAATCTAATAAATCTAAGTGCAGTGCTAGGTGTATTGATTTTTTTTGGAAAGGGAGTGTATGCGAGTTGTTTATTTCAAAGAATAGATTGGATCCACCCAACTTCACTTTTTTTGCGGCGAATGACTAAATAACGAAAAAAGTAGTTAAGAACCATAGCATTTCGCGATTCATTAGTAAATCTACTTTGATTCTTTATCAACCAAGAATTTTGGAACATTACTATGGTTAAAGCTAACGAATTGAAGTTTCGACGCAGTCTAGTATTC includes:
- the LOC127075425 gene encoding ATP synthase subunit a, chloroplastic-like, producing MNVLLCYINTLNRFYDISAVEVGQHFYWQIGDFQVHAQVLITSWVVIAILLISTILVVRNPQTIPTSGQNFFEYVLEFIRDVSKTQIGEEYGPWVPFIGTLFLFIFVSNWSGALLPWKIIKLPHGELAAPTNDINTTVALALLTSVAYFYAGISKKGLAYFGKYIQPTPILLPINILEDFTKPLSLSFQLFRNILADELVVVVLVSLVPLVVPILVMFLGLFTSGIQALIFATLTAAYIGESMEGHH